A genome region from Ptiloglossa arizonensis isolate GNS036 chromosome 4, iyPtiAriz1_principal, whole genome shotgun sequence includes the following:
- the Psn gene encoding presenilin, protein MSESDAYDSANEYTSLMDGHVAESRTDDLGLVTGRKRRSRISNEEVENGVPDVHIQSPGISNNADSTRRGTPSNSDQSRSRNYRDEEEEELKYGAAHVIKLFVPVSLCMLVVVATISSINFYTTKGMYLVYTPFHEDSLDTSTKAWQAVANSLILISVIVVMTMLLIVLYKYKFYKAIHGWLIISSLMLLSMFSVLYCEQVLKSYNIPMDLFTLGIVLWNFGVVGMICIHWQGPLQLQQAYLIFISALMALVFIKYLPEWTTWVVLGVISIWDLIAVLTPKGPLRILVETAQERNESIFPALIYSSTVMYTATMTYAGYVQAATLTSNDSAAGDSAAYPTRGQADNQNNPASGDAEEGGFTPEWIESHGDRGARRAQEVRENTSSPTESSRQQDSRVVRESQQMAIIEEERGVKLGLGDFIFYSVLVGKASSYGDWNTTLACFIAILIGLCLTLLLLAIFKKALPALPISITFGLTFYFATRVIVAPFADSLASEQVFI, encoded by the exons ACGGATGATCTGGGCTTGGTCACTGGTCGGAAAAGACGTTCGCGTATTAGTAATGAAGAG GTAGAAAATGGTGTCCCTGATGTACATATTCAGTCACCAGGTATATCAAATAATGCAGATTCTACGAGGAGGGGCACACCTAGCAATAGTGATCAAAGTAGATCGAGGAATTATAGAgatgaagaggaagaagaattaaaatatGGGGCTGCGCATGTCATTAAATTATTTGTGCCTGTATCTCTTTGTATGTTAGTTGTAGTTGCCACGATTAGTTCTATAAATTTTTACACTACCAAAGGAATGTACTT AGTATACACTCCATTTCATGAAGACAGTTTAGATACAAGTACCAAAGCTTGGCAGGCAGTTGCCAATTCATTGATACTGATAAGTGTCATTGTTGTTATGACAATGTTACTTATTGTTCTATATAAATACAAGTTTTATAAAGCAATTCATGGATGGTTGATAATAAGTTCCTTGATGTTGTTATCCATGTTTTCTGTTTTATACTGCGA GCAAGTATTAAAATCTTACAACATTCCAATGGATTTGTTTACATTAGGTATAGTTTTATGGAACTTTGGAGTAGTTGGAATGATATGTATACATTGGCAGGGTCCATTGCAATTACAACAAGCATATCTTATTTTTATCTCTGCTTTAATGGCTCTtgtctttattaaatatttgcctGAATGGACGACGTGGGTCGTATTAGGTGTTATCAGTATTTGGG ATTTGATAGCTGTATTAACACCAAAGGGGCCTCTAAGGATACTCGTAGAGACAGCTCAGGAACGAAACGAATCCATTTTTCCAGCTTTGATTTATTCCTCTACTGTTATGTACACAGCCACAATGACTTATGCTGGCTATGTGCAAGCAGCAACATTGACTAGCAATGATTCTGCTGCTGGTGATAGTGCCGCATATCCTACGCGTGGTCAAGCAGACAATCAAAATAATCCTGCATCCGGAGATGCAGAGGAAGGCGGGTTCACTCCCGAATGGATAGAGTCGCACG GTGATCGAGGAGCAAGACGAGCACAAGAAGTACGCGAGAATACTTCTTCACCGACAGAAAGCTCGAGACAACAAGATAGTCGAGTTGTACGAGAATCACAGCAAATGGCGATTATCGAGGAAGAGCGGGGAGTTAAGTTAGGCCTTGgcgattttatattttacagcgTTTTAGTTGGAAAAGCTTCCAGTTACGGCGATTGGAATACTACATTGGCTTGCTTCATTGCCATTCTCATT GGACTTTGTTTAACACTCTTGTTGTTGGCTATATTTAAGAAAGCGTTGCCTGCTCTACCGATATCCATTACTTTTGGTTTAACATTTTATTTCGCTACCAGGGTAATCGTCGCGCCATTTGCAGATAGCTTAGCGAGCGAACAAGTGTTCATTTAA